Proteins from a genomic interval of Denticeps clupeoides chromosome 20, fDenClu1.1, whole genome shotgun sequence:
- the fam133b gene encoding protein FAM133 produces the protein MGKRDNRVAYLNPIAAARARGPAPSAGPSIQDYLSRPRPTWEEVKEQLEKKKKGSRTLADFEDKMNERWRKELEKNRERLLAGGEKEKDKKEKEKKDRNKREKKKSRRHSSSSSSSSSSSDSSSSSSSESEDEDEKKSSRKKRKRRHASGDTTSGSECESKESTKKKKKKLKEDSEKGEKSSRADDSELDGDTETQKKKKSSENKVTVTVTVSDKSKKRRKKKHKKHGKKKKKRTSGSDVE, from the exons ATGGGGAAACGGGACAACAGAGTG GCGTATCTGAACCCCATCGCTGCTGCCAGAGCCAGAGGACCGGCGCCCAGTGCTGGCCCATCGATACAAGATTACCTCAGCAGACCAAGGCCAACATG GGAGGAGGTGAAGGAACAgctggagaagaaaaagaaaggctCCCGGACGCTGGCCGACTTCGAGGACAAGATGAACGAG cGATGGCGGAAGGAGCTGGAAAAGAACCGAGAGCGTTTACTGGCCGGcggggaaaaagaaaaggacaaaaaggagaaagagaagaaggac AGAAATaagagggagaagaaaaaatcCCGTAGG cattcttcatcctcctcctcctcctcatcgaGTTCTGATTCCTCCAGCAGCTCGTCTTCGGAGTCTGAGGACGAG GACGAAAAGAAGAGCTCTAGAAAGAAGCGGAAGAGGAGACACGCGTCCGGTGACACTACTTCTGGTTCAGAGTGTGAAAGCAAG GAGTCaaccaagaagaagaaaaagaagttgAAGGAGGATTCGGAGAAG GGTGAAAAGAGCAGCAGGGCCGACGACTCTGAATTGGATGGAGAT ACGGAGacccaaaagaagaagaaaagcagcGAGAACAAAGTGACCGTGACAGTGACTGTATCA gACAAAtcaaagaagaggaggaagaagaagcacAAGAAGCAtggcaagaagaagaaaaagaggacCTCTGGTTCGGACGTGGAGTAG
- the hepacam2 gene encoding HEPACAM family member 2 isoform X1, with product MEPTGGPVALLLCASVVLLSAVNSAPGEIRGTYGFPLTLPVRARFQARETGIGGSWSKVEPDHSHLASFENKTVIVNRLFERNVRLNLIDASLYIHRLEEAYEGNYKLELYVDHDNGTMQHVTEIVRVLVDVPVSTPVVEKSPPYAVLEDEESVTLVCSVARGNRVEYQWLKDNRPIVASTRHEFSSAQDILNISHVKKGDMGQYSCLVKNFVNENQSQPVNLTVFYGPYNLAVRTDQALQTGDVFMVNPGEQVFFDCMADSNPPNSCVWISVTSNDTEVVMTGQRFEVMSPQLAQAKEYVCRAFNNVTRKQDEAQFTLVVGYREKEKYTQEGGFMSPLAAVTLCSVLIIFGMTFVLWRRSCHPRRGWSSVIRTISKRPISEQRHPRRSGHEDASEDFGIYEFVAVPGRMEATQSSSRSLVCLDSTQDLHTTIYDVIRRIPETPTLSLLK from the exons ATGGAGCCCACTGGAGGTCCTGTGGCCCTTCTGCTCTGTGCCTCGGTGGTCCTCCTTTCTG CAGTCAACTCGGCGCCTGGTGAAATCCGCGGGACGTATGGCTTTCCCCTCACTCTGCCCGTGCGAGCCCGTTTTCAGGCCAGAGAAACTGGCATCGGAGGGAGCTGGTCCAAAGTGGAGCCGGACCACAGCCACTTGGCCTCCTTCGAAAACAAAACGGTTATCGTGAATCGACTGTTCGAAAGGAACGTCCGCCTGAACCTGATCGACGCCTCGCTGTACATCCACCGCCTAGAGGAGGCCTACGAGGGCAACTACAAGCTGGAACTCTACGTAGATCATGACAACGGGACAATGCAACACGTGACCGAGATCGTCCGCGTTCTTGTCGATG TCCCCGTGTCCACGCCGGTAGTTGAGAAGTCACCGCCGTATGCCGTGCTGGAAGACGAGGAAAGCGTCACGTTGGTGTGCTCAGTCGCGCGAGGGAACAGGGTGGAGTACCAGTGGCTGAAAGACAACCGGCCCATCGTCGCCAGCACCAGACATGAGTTCTCCTCAGCCCAGGACATTCTGAATATAAGTCATGTCAAAAAAGGCGACATGGGACAGTACTCCTGCCTGGTCAAAAACTTTGTGAACGAGAATCAGAGCCAGCCGGTGAACCTTACTGTTTTCT ATGGACCGTACAACCTGGCCGTGAGGACTGACCAGGCTCTGCAGACTGGGGACGTGTTCATGGTGAACCCCGGGGAGCAGGTGTTCTTCGACTGCATGGCTGACTCCAACCCACCCAACAGCTGTGTGTGGATCTCCGTGACCAGCAATGACACGGAGGTGGTCATGACTGGTCAGCGGTTTGAAGTGATGTCCCCTCAGCTGGCCCAGGCCAAGGAATATGTTTGTCGGGCATTTAACAACGTCACCCGGAAGCAGGACGAGGCTCAGTTCACCCTCGTGGTGGGCTATCGAG AAAAGGAGAAGTACACCCAGGAGGGGGGCTTCATGTCTCCTCTGGCTGCCGTCACGCTGTGTTCTGTCCTGATCATTTTCGGAATGACGTTTGTTCTCTGGAGAAGGAGCTGTCATCCCAGAAGAGGTTGGTCCAGCG TGATAAGAACAATCAGCAAAAG GCCAATATCTGAACAAAGGCACCCCCGGCGCTCAG GTCATGAAGACGCTTCTGAAGACTTCGGCATCTACGAATTTGTGGCGGTTCCAGGGAGAATGGAAGCAACGCAG TCGTCCAGCAGGTCGCTGGTGTGTCTTGACTCGACCCAGGATTTGCACACCACCATCTATGACGTCATCCGACGAATTCCTGAAACTCCGACTCTGAGTCTGTTGAAGTAA
- the hepacam2 gene encoding HEPACAM family member 2 isoform X2 → MEPTGGPVALLLCASVVLLSAVNSAPGEIRGTYGFPLTLPVRARFQARETGIGGSWSKVEPDHSHLASFENKTVIVNRLFERNVRLNLIDASLYIHRLEEAYEGNYKLELYVDHDNGTMQHVTEIVRVLVDVPVSTPVVEKSPPYAVLEDEESVTLVCSVARGNRVEYQWLKDNRPIVASTRHEFSSAQDILNISHVKKGDMGQYSCLVKNFVNENQSQPVNLTVFYGPYNLAVRTDQALQTGDVFMVNPGEQVFFDCMADSNPPNSCVWISVTSNDTEVVMTGQRFEVMSPQLAQAKEYVCRAFNNVTRKQDEAQFTLVVGYREKEKYTQEGGFMSPLAAVTLCSVLIIFGMTFVLWRRSCHPRRVIRTISKRPISEQRHPRRSGHEDASEDFGIYEFVAVPGRMEATQSSSRSLVCLDSTQDLHTTIYDVIRRIPETPTLSLLK, encoded by the exons ATGGAGCCCACTGGAGGTCCTGTGGCCCTTCTGCTCTGTGCCTCGGTGGTCCTCCTTTCTG CAGTCAACTCGGCGCCTGGTGAAATCCGCGGGACGTATGGCTTTCCCCTCACTCTGCCCGTGCGAGCCCGTTTTCAGGCCAGAGAAACTGGCATCGGAGGGAGCTGGTCCAAAGTGGAGCCGGACCACAGCCACTTGGCCTCCTTCGAAAACAAAACGGTTATCGTGAATCGACTGTTCGAAAGGAACGTCCGCCTGAACCTGATCGACGCCTCGCTGTACATCCACCGCCTAGAGGAGGCCTACGAGGGCAACTACAAGCTGGAACTCTACGTAGATCATGACAACGGGACAATGCAACACGTGACCGAGATCGTCCGCGTTCTTGTCGATG TCCCCGTGTCCACGCCGGTAGTTGAGAAGTCACCGCCGTATGCCGTGCTGGAAGACGAGGAAAGCGTCACGTTGGTGTGCTCAGTCGCGCGAGGGAACAGGGTGGAGTACCAGTGGCTGAAAGACAACCGGCCCATCGTCGCCAGCACCAGACATGAGTTCTCCTCAGCCCAGGACATTCTGAATATAAGTCATGTCAAAAAAGGCGACATGGGACAGTACTCCTGCCTGGTCAAAAACTTTGTGAACGAGAATCAGAGCCAGCCGGTGAACCTTACTGTTTTCT ATGGACCGTACAACCTGGCCGTGAGGACTGACCAGGCTCTGCAGACTGGGGACGTGTTCATGGTGAACCCCGGGGAGCAGGTGTTCTTCGACTGCATGGCTGACTCCAACCCACCCAACAGCTGTGTGTGGATCTCCGTGACCAGCAATGACACGGAGGTGGTCATGACTGGTCAGCGGTTTGAAGTGATGTCCCCTCAGCTGGCCCAGGCCAAGGAATATGTTTGTCGGGCATTTAACAACGTCACCCGGAAGCAGGACGAGGCTCAGTTCACCCTCGTGGTGGGCTATCGAG AAAAGGAGAAGTACACCCAGGAGGGGGGCTTCATGTCTCCTCTGGCTGCCGTCACGCTGTGTTCTGTCCTGATCATTTTCGGAATGACGTTTGTTCTCTGGAGAAGGAGCTGTCATCCCAGAAGAG TGATAAGAACAATCAGCAAAAG GCCAATATCTGAACAAAGGCACCCCCGGCGCTCAG GTCATGAAGACGCTTCTGAAGACTTCGGCATCTACGAATTTGTGGCGGTTCCAGGGAGAATGGAAGCAACGCAG TCGTCCAGCAGGTCGCTGGTGTGTCTTGACTCGACCCAGGATTTGCACACCACCATCTATGACGTCATCCGACGAATTCCTGAAACTCCGACTCTGAGTCTGTTGAAGTAA